A single genomic interval of Peribacillus sp. FSL H8-0477 harbors:
- a CDS encoding sensor histidine kinase, with protein sequence MANWFHIFPKRTGLSPYVWLIFCILPFYFIFKSSSVLETVYGILLVILFFTSYGLSYVSKGWPVYVWVSFQIVISMAMTSLFGYFYFSLFLAFFIGNIRNKVGFFTLYSINLVSVIVTINIGFLTKNPIFFTQSPFILISVFAVILLPFTTYNRNKHDLLEEKLEDANKRISELVKLEERQRIARDLHDTLGQKLSLIGLKSDLAGKLLSINVDAAKDEINDIRQTARAALKEVREMVSDMRGTRLDEEVIHVRQLLQAADIDFQMKGNVQLENTPLLVENVLSMCLKEAVTNIVKHSQASSCTLIINQSSKEVHLKIVDNGVGLSKKVKLTKGNGLLGMKERLEFVNGNLDMQTQDGTTINIRVPNVIMQSQTV encoded by the coding sequence ATGGCAAATTGGTTTCATATTTTTCCGAAGAGAACGGGCCTGAGCCCTTATGTATGGCTGATTTTTTGTATTCTTCCTTTTTATTTTATTTTTAAGTCGTCTTCGGTACTTGAAACGGTTTATGGGATTCTATTAGTCATTTTATTTTTTACTTCCTATGGTCTTTCTTATGTGTCAAAGGGATGGCCGGTTTATGTATGGGTCAGCTTTCAAATCGTAATTAGTATGGCGATGACTAGCTTGTTTGGTTATTTTTACTTCTCGCTGTTTTTAGCGTTCTTCATTGGAAATATTCGTAATAAGGTTGGTTTTTTCACGTTGTATTCGATTAATTTAGTCAGTGTAATTGTTACGATTAATATTGGCTTCCTAACGAAGAATCCGATTTTTTTCACACAGTCTCCCTTTATTCTGATTAGTGTTTTTGCGGTGATTTTGCTGCCTTTTACTACATACAATCGCAATAAACACGATTTACTTGAAGAGAAATTAGAAGATGCCAATAAGCGTATTTCGGAATTGGTCAAGCTGGAGGAACGTCAAAGGATTGCTCGGGACCTTCATGATACACTTGGCCAAAAACTTTCACTCATTGGGTTAAAGAGTGACTTGGCAGGTAAGCTGCTTTCGATAAATGTGGATGCTGCTAAAGATGAAATTAACGATATCCGACAGACGGCAAGAGCTGCATTGAAAGAGGTTCGTGAGATGGTTTCTGACATGCGCGGGACCCGTCTGGACGAAGAAGTCATTCATGTTAGACAACTTTTACAAGCAGCAGACATTGATTTTCAAATGAAGGGCAATGTTCAATTAGAAAATACGCCGTTATTGGTCGAAAATGTATTGAGCATGTGTTTGAAAGAAGCTGTAACCAATATTGTGAAACATAGTCAAGCATCTAGTTGTACGTTAATTATTAATCAATCTTCAAAAGAGGTGCATTTGAAAATTGTAGATAATGGTGTGGGGCTATCCAAAAAAGTAAAGTTAACGAAAGGGAATGGACTTTTAGGAATGAAAGAGCGCTTGGAATTTGTTAATGGAAATCTTGATATGCAAACGCAAGATGGTACGACGATTAACATTAGGGTTCCAAATGTTATTATGCAATCTCAAACAGTTTAG
- a CDS encoding nitroreductase family protein: MEAMEAILTRRSIGKVKPDQVPAEIIEQILTAGIHAPNHHRTNPWRFFVMTGEGRNKLGKVLGEITEAENEGLPADELAVKVDKSSKNPLRAPVVIAVGVEPSDKGNVILAEEHAAVNSAVQNMLLAAHSFGLGTVWRTGNICYHKKVAEFFGLTEKGEILAFVYLGYPDMEPREVNKTDIESFTTWID; encoded by the coding sequence ATGGAAGCCATGGAGGCCATTTTAACAAGAAGAAGTATTGGAAAGGTTAAGCCTGATCAGGTACCAGCTGAAATAATTGAACAAATTTTAACTGCCGGGATTCATGCACCTAATCATCATCGGACCAATCCTTGGCGTTTTTTCGTCATGACGGGTGAAGGAAGAAATAAGTTAGGTAAGGTTCTGGGAGAAATTACAGAAGCAGAAAATGAAGGATTACCTGCTGATGAACTGGCCGTCAAAGTTGATAAATCAAGCAAAAATCCATTAAGAGCACCCGTTGTTATTGCAGTTGGTGTAGAGCCGAGTGATAAGGGAAATGTTATTTTAGCTGAGGAACATGCTGCGGTAAATAGTGCTGTGCAAAATATGCTGCTGGCTGCCCACTCTTTTGGATTAGGGACCGTGTGGAGAACCGGGAATATCTGCTACCATAAAAAGGTTGCTGAATTCTTCGGATTAACGGAGAAGGGTGAAATTCTTGCTTTTGTTTACTTAGGCTATCCTGATATGGAACCGAGAGAAGTGAACAAAACAGATATAGAATCGTTTACAACATGGATTGACTAA
- a CDS encoding response regulator transcription factor, which produces MIRIVIAEDQQMLLGAMGALLDLEEDMEVVGKAKNGEEALELVREHQPDICITDIEMPIKNGIDVAEALKNSSCKVLILTTFARSGYFERARKAQVGGYLLKDSPSEELAASIRMIISGRRIYAPELMDVAYEEVNPLTDREKQVLQLIADGKNTKEIASNLYLTNGTVRNYISIILDKLDVSNRIEAIKRSQEKGWFK; this is translated from the coding sequence GTGATTCGAATCGTAATTGCGGAAGATCAGCAGATGCTGCTTGGAGCGATGGGTGCACTTCTTGATTTAGAGGAAGATATGGAAGTGGTCGGAAAAGCAAAAAATGGCGAAGAAGCTCTAGAGCTGGTAAGAGAGCATCAACCGGATATTTGCATTACGGATATTGAAATGCCGATAAAAAATGGTATCGATGTTGCAGAAGCATTAAAGAATAGTTCGTGTAAAGTTCTCATTCTTACAACTTTTGCCCGTTCAGGCTATTTTGAACGTGCGCGTAAAGCTCAAGTTGGCGGGTATTTATTAAAGGATAGTCCGAGTGAGGAGCTGGCAGCTTCCATTCGAATGATTATCAGTGGAAGAAGAATCTATGCGCCTGAATTGATGGATGTTGCCTACGAGGAGGTTAATCCGTTAACAGATCGTGAAAAGCAGGTTCTCCAACTGATAGCTGATGGAAAGAACACGAAGGAAATAGCCAGTAATTTATATCTTACCAATGGAACGGTTCGTAATTATATTTCCATCATTCTTGATAAACTAGATGTAAGCAATCGAATTGAAGCCATTAAACGATCACAGGAAAAGGGATGGTTTAAATAG
- a CDS encoding fatty acid desaturase has translation MSKQKQLALRKAVAPFEGSSTKDSIKQLINTIPPFFLSWYAAYLSLGVSYWLTLLCAVLTSGFVIRIFIIFHDCCHQSFLKSKKWNKILGTISGIITLFPYEKWKREHSIHHATSSNLNKRGTGDIWILTVDEYIASSFWQRFVYRMYRNPVVMFGIGPFYLFLISNRFNRKGARGKERTNTYFINLSVLFIYGLLAWSIGWQNFLLVQAPIVFIAGALGIWLFYVQHQFEDSYFEDEEQWDYIKAAIDGSSYYKLPKVLQWITGNIGFHHVHHLSPKVPNYNLEKVHEASMPLQAATTITISSSLRALRFRLWDSENKTFVSFKEIKSRIRQAKAEMRQNTTTSHIQEK, from the coding sequence ATGAGTAAACAAAAACAATTGGCATTAAGAAAAGCGGTTGCACCTTTTGAAGGATCTAGTACCAAGGATAGTATCAAACAATTAATCAATACCATTCCACCCTTTTTCTTATCCTGGTATGCAGCGTATCTTAGCTTAGGCGTTTCTTATTGGTTGACCCTTCTTTGCGCGGTCCTAACATCAGGATTTGTAATCAGGATCTTTATCATTTTCCATGATTGCTGTCATCAATCGTTTTTGAAAAGCAAAAAATGGAATAAGATACTGGGTACTATTTCTGGAATCATCACCCTTTTTCCATATGAAAAGTGGAAACGTGAGCATTCTATTCATCATGCTACCAGCAGTAATTTAAACAAAAGAGGAACAGGTGATATTTGGATCTTAACCGTTGACGAATATATCGCATCTTCTTTTTGGCAGCGTTTTGTCTATCGGATGTATCGAAATCCTGTCGTCATGTTTGGAATTGGACCCTTCTATCTCTTTCTAATAAGTAATCGATTCAATCGTAAAGGTGCAAGAGGAAAAGAGCGTACGAACACTTATTTTATTAACCTATCCGTACTTTTCATTTATGGACTATTAGCCTGGTCAATTGGATGGCAGAACTTTCTACTAGTCCAAGCGCCCATTGTATTTATCGCAGGGGCACTTGGAATTTGGTTGTTTTATGTACAACATCAGTTTGAAGACTCGTACTTTGAGGACGAAGAACAGTGGGATTACATCAAAGCCGCAATCGATGGCAGTTCCTATTATAAACTTCCAAAAGTATTACAATGGATTACAGGAAATATCGGCTTCCATCATGTTCATCATCTAAGTCCTAAAGTACCCAACTACAATCTTGAAAAAGTACACGAAGCATCTATGCCGCTTCAGGCTGCAACAACCATAACAATCAGCTCAAGCCTAAGGGCCCTTCGCTTCCGTTTATGGGATAGCGAAAATAAAACATTCGTCAGCTTCAAGGAAATCAAATCAAGGATCAGGCAAGCCAAAGCAGAGATGAGACAAAACACTACAACCTCACACATCCAGGAAAAATAA
- a CDS encoding 3-ketoacyl-ACP reductase, with protein MQEIQGKTALITGAGRGIGRATAIAFAKEGINVGLVGRTKENLEKVAAELKPYGVKVALAAANVANNAEVIKAVDQIKAELGAIDILINNAGIGKFGSFLELSPEEFENIIQVNLMGTYYVTRAVLPEMIEQKSGDIINISSTAGQKGAPVTSAYSASKFGVLGLTESLMLEVRKHNIRVSALTPSTVATDLAIDTNLTDGNPDKVMQPEDLAEVMVAQLKLHPRILMKSAGLWSTNP; from the coding sequence ATGCAAGAGATTCAAGGAAAAACAGCACTGATTACAGGAGCTGGACGGGGAATTGGTCGTGCAACAGCCATCGCTTTTGCAAAAGAAGGTATTAATGTTGGACTTGTTGGCCGTACAAAAGAAAATCTTGAAAAAGTTGCGGCAGAACTAAAGCCTTATGGCGTAAAGGTTGCTTTGGCAGCGGCAAACGTTGCTAATAATGCTGAAGTAATTAAAGCAGTTGATCAGATTAAAGCGGAATTAGGAGCGATTGATATTCTGATTAACAATGCAGGAATCGGTAAGTTCGGCAGCTTCCTTGAGCTTTCTCCAGAAGAGTTTGAGAATATCATTCAGGTAAACTTAATGGGAACATATTATGTAACAAGAGCTGTCTTACCAGAGATGATTGAGCAAAAATCAGGAGATATAATTAATATTTCTTCAACTGCTGGTCAAAAAGGAGCTCCTGTTACAAGTGCATATAGTGCTTCTAAATTTGGTGTTTTAGGATTAACTGAATCGCTTATGCTGGAAGTAAGGAAGCATAATATCCGTGTTAGCGCCTTAACACCAAGTACGGTAGCAACTGATTTAGCAATTGATACGAACCTGACAGATGGTAATCCGGATAAAGTAATGCAGCCAGAAGATCTTGCTGAGGTAATGGTTGCACAGTTAAAACTTCATCCTCGTATCCTTATGAAGTCAGCGGGCTTATGGTCAACTAATCCATAA